The nucleotide window TGGTGTACTATGGCGAGAGTCCACTGCAATACGTAGATACTTTTGGTATTATTTTCAATGAAAATATTCCCACTAGAGCAAGGTTGACTTTCAGAACGATCGCTGGAGATTCTGTTGCACTTGTAGATAGTGTAGAAGAGTTGACCTATCAGCCTGCGTTGCAAGTCCGGGGTAATTTCAGAGTGAACGTGGCCATTGAAGCACAAGTACCAGCGAATACTGCCGTAGATACGGCTGGTGTTTGGCTGCCTGCCTTCAGATTAGCCAGGGGTCTGACAAGTCTTCCTGACTCCCTGGTCGATTCCTTGTTTACCCGGCCACATGCTGGTTTCAACCCTAATTTCTTCTACGATACAACCTTACCTGACGAAATAGGCATAAAGGTGACCCCAATTAGTCCCACGTCAATGGAGATTTGTTGGGATCCCCCTTCAAAGAATACCGATTCTGTAGTATTGGAGTACAGGGTAGCCGATTCAGTGGATTTTGTGCCATTGAGATCCTTTTTGAATGATACGGCATTTACGTGTTTTTTGCATGAAGAACTGGATTCCAATGGAGTTTACGCTTATCGGGTAAGAGCCATCAACGGAAATGGAGAATCGCCGGATTCTCCCACGGTTTTGGAAAGTACCGCGGGCCATACCTTCACAGAAGTGGCAGGAACAACTTCGGGATATACACCAGTCAATGCTCAGGTGAATGAGTCCGGAGGAGTAAATGCCAGTATCCCTATTACAATTGCCACAGGGACTTCTGGTATGCAACCTCAATTGTCTATTTCCATAAGTCACAACAGTGGAGAGCCATTTATCGGCGGCTTATCTGTGATCAGCCGAACGGCTCCAACTTATGCCCAGGATGGTATTCAGCGGGGTATCTTATTTGATCAGAGCGATCGGTTTTCCCTTGATGGCGAGCGATTAATTGCTGTGCAGGGAAACTATGGTGAGTCAGGGGCCCGGTATAGGACCGAACAGGAAACTTTTCAGGATGTGGTTTCTGAAGGTAGCAGAGTAACAGGACCGTCAACCTTTACCATACGAACCAAGGATGGATTGACAAAATACTACGGTTATACGGAGGATTCGAAAATTGAATTGGGAGGAGATGAGGATAAAGTCATGTTTTGGCTCTTGAATCGAGTAGAGGATGTGTTCGGAAACTACTTTACCATTTCTTATGATGAAGATACGGAAAATGGCTATTTCTATCCTGTCACCATTGATTATACGGGAAATGATGATGCGAATTTGACGCCCTCCAGTCAGGTGAAATTTGAGTATGAGGATCGCCCTGATGCATTTACAAAATTTATACTTGGCGATTCCAGTAAACGGACGCAGCGACTCAAAACAATCACTGCAACTCATAAAAGTCAACAAGTCAGAAAATATGAGTTGAGTTATACTGAAATCGGATTCAATAAAATTTCCAATCTCGGATCGATAACGGAATATGGGTCTGATGGAACCAACTTTGCTTCAACAGTATTTCGTTGGCAAGAAGAAGATCGAGAAACGGAAAATGAGTTTTCTGAGCCGGAGCAATTCTTGGCGTCATTTGATAATGGACTGAAGCCTTATTCTACTAATGGTTTAAGGGAACGCTTTTTGGATATGAATAATGATGGTTTTAGTGACTATTTATTCATTCCAGAAGGTCGAGAGTCGTGGTATGTTGCAATATCCAATGGTTCAGGGCTAGAGAATCCCATAGAGTGGCTGGGCACTGGAAGTTATGGAAAGGCCTATTCCACAGATGCAGAACACGAACATTTTGCAGACTTCAACGGAGACAATTACACAGATTATGCCTGGGTTCCTGCAGGTGGGAGCAGTTTCTGGGTGGCGCTGGGAAATAAAGGTGATCAATTTAATACGCCAGAAGAATGGCTGCCAGCAGGAAGTGCAGGAAATAACAATCCCTTTTCACAAGATGGTCAACATGAATTTGTGTTGGATTACAATGGAGACGGCCGAAGTGACTACCTGTTCTATCCTAATGGAGGTACGGATTGGTATTTAGCGTTGAGCGAAGGTGATGGGTTTGAAAATGGAGATTCCGAAATTCTGATTGATAACAGTGATGCTTCAGGAAATAGCTTGATATCCAATAAGGGGCAGCACGAGACTTTCATAGATATCGACAATGACGGTTACCTTGACTTTGTCTACCGACCAAATGGCTCCAATGATATATGGTTGATTCAAGCATCTGCTGATGATCAGGATCCTTTTCGGGATGCCGTTAAATGGTTGAGTCAGGGAGATGCAGAAGGATCCGATGTGTTCTCTTCTGAAGGTCGGTACGAGAGCTACGCAGATGTCAATGGGGATGGTCTTCAGGATAGGATATGGAAGCCCTCGAATAAGGATAAACTATTTGTTGCGCTAGGGAACGGTCTTCGCTCAGAAGCGCCTACACCATGGTTAGACAAAGCCGATATCGGACTGAATGTCTTTTCTAACAATGGGACATACCAGTCATTCATTGACTTGAACAGGGATGGTCTGTCTGACCTCATGTATGTCCCAAGCGGGAATAATGAAATTTATGTGGCTTATTCCACCGGCTCATCATTTGCTCAGCCTCAGGTATTGCAGGCCAGTAATGTGAATGGGATTAATACCACATCATCCAACTTTCTTCATGACCGATTTGGCGATATCAATGGAGATGGAGTACTCGATAAGTTTTGGCTTCCATCTGGCCGAAGTGAGATGTACGTTTCATTTCTTTCAGCCCCGAATCCATTGTTAACATCAGTGGTCAACGGGCATGGTTTGGAACTGTCGTATGAATATAAGCCGTTGACAGATAGTACTGTTTACGAACGTGGAAATGAGGCCGAATATCCTAATGCTGACTTTCAGGCGCCAATTTATGTCGTTTCCTCACAAACCACAGATGATGGGATTGGAGGTAAATACCCCATAAGCTACAAGTATTTTGATGCACAGATTGAGCTTGAGGGCAGGGGATTTAGAGGGTTTGGGAAAACTGAAAATATTGACGCTGTGACAGACCGAAGAACAGTAGTGAAATTCAATCGGGATTTCAGGTTTGTAGGTACAAAAGTCGAGCGCGTAGAAGAATATGCTGCTGGAGTATTGATTTCAGAAACGGACAATGAGCTGGTGCTGGCTAGCAATAGTTTCACAGATGTTCACAGGTCCTTTGTAGAAAGGTCTACTCAAAAGGCATATGAATTGGATGGCTCATTCGTAAATAGTGTATCTACTTATTACCAGTATGATCGCTTTGGTAACCCAACCTATTTGGAGGTTAATTATGGCGAAGGTTATAAAGATGTTACTGAAAATGAATACAGCGATAATGAAGCACTTTGGCATCTCGGTAGGTTGACCGAAGCAACAATCACCAGGACCATCCCAGGAAGTACCGGTTCCCGAACATCTAAGTTTGAATATGATACGAAGACAGGAGTACTGATAAAGGAAATCCTCCTACCTGATGATGATTTGTCGATCGAAAAAGAATATACCCGTGATGATTTTGGAAATATTATACAGAGCATTTCCAGGGGATCTGAGGAGGAAAGAAAGCGAACGACTACTTACGACGAAGAAGGTCGTTTCGTCACGGAAAGCTCCAATGCACTTGGACACTCTGAAACCATCGTTAGAGAGCCGTTTTTTGGTCAGATAAGTACATTAAAAGATCCTAATGATCTGACGACTTTCTTTGAATATGATGGATTCGGAAGGAAAGTTAGGGAAATATTACCTGATGGTAACATTGTAAGGCACATTTATAGGAAAGCCGATGGAGCTGGCGTATCTAATGCCGTCCACTTGTTATGGACGGAAGTGTCCGGAAGTCCTCCTACCATTACTTATTTTGACTTGTTGGACCGAGAGATCCGCACGGAAAATACACGCTTCAATGGAGAGAAAGTATTCATGGACAAGGTATACAACCATGAAGGAGACCTGGAGATGGAGAGCGACCCTTACAGTAGAGAGCCAAAATGGACAACTTTTGAATATGATGTAATCAATCGACCGATAAAAGTGAATGCTCCCGGAGGGCGAGAGTCTTCCATTAGATATATGGGCCTGACGGTAGAAAATGTCAACCCCGAGGGCCAGTCAGTTGTAGAGGAGGAAGATGTTGTAGGAAGACTTTCCAAGGTGACCGATCATGATGGGTCGGAATTAACCTATCAATATGATGCATTTGGAAATATCATTGCAACAATTGATCCGCTTGGAAACCAGGTCAAGGCCGAATATGATTTGCGCGGTAACAGGACTAAATTAACCGACCTTGATGTTGGTGTATTTCAATATAAGTATAACGCTTTTAGCGAACTAACCGAACAGACTTATCCCGAAGGCAATACGGTTAATTTGACCTATGATCAAATGAGCCGGCTCACGAGCCGCCAGGAGCTGGAGGGTACGACAACCTGGAGTTATGATGTAGGTTTCATTGGAAGGTTATCCAAAGTGGAAGCCGATGGTTACATCAAGACGTTTGAGTTCGACAATTATGGAAGAGCTTCCCAGGAAACACTCACGCTGGATGGAGAAGATTTTGTAACCTCTAATATTTATGATGCGCAAGGTCGAGTACAGGAAGTGGGTTACCCTTCCGGTTTGAAAGTATTTAACCTGTACAATGAATTTGGATACTTACAGGAGGTCAGAAGTAATGAAGAAGTCTTTTGGCGAGCATCTACTTATAATGAACGTGGACAGAACACGGAGCAGATTTATGGTAATGGGTTGACCATTACCAGGCGGTTCAATGAAGAGACTGGTTTCATAGAGGAGATCGAAAGTTCCAATATTCAGGGAAGTCGACAACACCTGAAAATGACTTATGACCTTTTAGGTAACATCACCTCAAGGTCTGATGAAATTGTTGGTTTGACCGAGGACTTTGAGTACGATGATATCAATCGACTGATTTCGTCTGAAGTAGGTGAGAACCAGGTAACAATTGCTTATGATGCCATTGGTAATATTGTCAGCAAAAGTGATGTTGGAGATTATACCTACGGAGAAAATGGAGCTGGGCCACATGCCGTTTCTTCAGTCTCTACTCCGGATTGTCCTTCTTTTTTGGTAGAAGAAATTGATTATTATTCATTCCAAAAAGTAAGAGAATTACGAAAGGACTCAATTCAATTACTTTATGAATATGGCCCCGATCGTCTGCGTTATCGATCTACCATTACAATTAATGATACAACAAGTCAGATCAAGGTCTATATCGGTCGCCTATATGAGCGCATAGAGGAAGGCGGAGATGTCAAAGAACAAAACTATATACAGACTCCTGAGGGGGTTGTAGCCATTCAAT belongs to Cytophagales bacterium and includes:
- a CDS encoding toxin TcdB middle/N-terminal domain-containing protein gives rise to the protein MKHTDKNPKLLRKLLVFVTSLFFGTLLIFSESALGIELTKSALPFGGASLSYFVEQDSTVDSDSVLFLAATDSGGVWIHYDSLDREGRLHYYLIDSIYTILDGMLDSIDRIPSSDEYMELALDSSDLSSGKLVYYGESPLQYVDTFGIIFNENIPTRARLTFRTIAGDSVALVDSVEELTYQPALQVRGNFRVNVAIEAQVPANTAVDTAGVWLPAFRLARGLTSLPDSLVDSLFTRPHAGFNPNFFYDTTLPDEIGIKVTPISPTSMEICWDPPSKNTDSVVLEYRVADSVDFVPLRSFLNDTAFTCFLHEELDSNGVYAYRVRAINGNGESPDSPTVLESTAGHTFTEVAGTTSGYTPVNAQVNESGGVNASIPITIATGTSGMQPQLSISISHNSGEPFIGGLSVISRTAPTYAQDGIQRGILFDQSDRFSLDGERLIAVQGNYGESGARYRTEQETFQDVVSEGSRVTGPSTFTIRTKDGLTKYYGYTEDSKIELGGDEDKVMFWLLNRVEDVFGNYFTISYDEDTENGYFYPVTIDYTGNDDANLTPSSQVKFEYEDRPDAFTKFILGDSSKRTQRLKTITATHKSQQVRKYELSYTEIGFNKISNLGSITEYGSDGTNFASTVFRWQEEDRETENEFSEPEQFLASFDNGLKPYSTNGLRERFLDMNNDGFSDYLFIPEGRESWYVAISNGSGLENPIEWLGTGSYGKAYSTDAEHEHFADFNGDNYTDYAWVPAGGSSFWVALGNKGDQFNTPEEWLPAGSAGNNNPFSQDGQHEFVLDYNGDGRSDYLFYPNGGTDWYLALSEGDGFENGDSEILIDNSDASGNSLISNKGQHETFIDIDNDGYLDFVYRPNGSNDIWLIQASADDQDPFRDAVKWLSQGDAEGSDVFSSEGRYESYADVNGDGLQDRIWKPSNKDKLFVALGNGLRSEAPTPWLDKADIGLNVFSNNGTYQSFIDLNRDGLSDLMYVPSGNNEIYVAYSTGSSFAQPQVLQASNVNGINTTSSNFLHDRFGDINGDGVLDKFWLPSGRSEMYVSFLSAPNPLLTSVVNGHGLELSYEYKPLTDSTVYERGNEAEYPNADFQAPIYVVSSQTTDDGIGGKYPISYKYFDAQIELEGRGFRGFGKTENIDAVTDRRTVVKFNRDFRFVGTKVERVEEYAAGVLISETDNELVLASNSFTDVHRSFVERSTQKAYELDGSFVNSVSTYYQYDRFGNPTYLEVNYGEGYKDVTENEYSDNEALWHLGRLTEATITRTIPGSTGSRTSKFEYDTKTGVLIKEILLPDDDLSIEKEYTRDDFGNIIQSISRGSEEERKRTTTYDEEGRFVTESSNALGHSETIVREPFFGQISTLKDPNDLTTFFEYDGFGRKVREILPDGNIVRHIYRKADGAGVSNAVHLLWTEVSGSPPTITYFDLLDREIRTENTRFNGEKVFMDKVYNHEGDLEMESDPYSREPKWTTFEYDVINRPIKVNAPGGRESSIRYMGLTVENVNPEGQSVVEEEDVVGRLSKVTDHDGSELTYQYDAFGNIIATIDPLGNQVKAEYDLRGNRTKLTDLDVGVFQYKYNAFSELTEQTYPEGNTVNLTYDQMSRLTSRQELEGTTTWSYDVGFIGRLSKVEADGYIKTFEFDNYGRASQETLTLDGEDFVTSNIYDAQGRVQEVGYPSGLKVFNLYNEFGYLQEVRSNEEVFWRASTYNERGQNTEQIYGNGLTITRRFNEETGFIEEIESSNIQGSRQHLKMTYDLLGNITSRSDEIVGLTEDFEYDDINRLISSEVGENQVTIAYDAIGNIVSKSDVGDYTYGENGAGPHAVSSVSTPDCPSFLVEEIDYYSFQKVRELRKDSIQLLYEYGPDRLRYRSTITINDTTSQIKVYIGRLYERIEEGGDVKEQNYIQTPEGVVAIQSLTNGQDKDIQYLHKDHLGSLQTVTDLNGRVLEVLSFDPWGKPRDPETWEPLDTNPKTIFARGFTMHEFMSFFTLVNMNGRLYDPVIGRFISADPFINGATDLQGYNRYSYVRNNPLTLIDPSGYFWSGIKRAFKKVVRKVSNVVRSVGRAVKSAAKSVGSFIKKHKVTIVSVGIGLVTGGIGAVVGKAIGGAFAGVVGSSVGFGFGSSTSAALLSGASLGDALKVGIKQGVISGVMAAATFGVGEITKALNIGELGQKIISSGVTQGISEVSQGGKFEHGFLSGASAVLTKYASENQVSFIESVAIKAIAGGTEAVIGGGKFLNGAKSAAFKAIMADVKDFLKNSNTTKGLFQTDKAFSAVERTWQLVSRFTWELPQTVLGYSLSSLVEAIDGNASFSFRQGITFLTSSSFFGGISLGNFIVVENESLNSHEFGHTIQSRRYGLFYLPVFGLPSITSAAISTVSSHNHSHFSVEQNATTLGDKYYRQ